The Streptomyces sp. NBC_00691 genome has a segment encoding these proteins:
- a CDS encoding DsbA family protein has protein sequence MSARNNQANKAAARERLRVERERQEKKDRARRRLVVGVSAVAVLAAAGGIGYAVVQSNQPSAWESAAKATTVTAPKNTSGTNGTTVVVGKPAAKKTLELYEDSRCPVCSTFEQSVGSTVEKDVEAGKYKIRYVGATFIDDAATGEGSKNALSALGAALDVSPEAFLKYKAALYSAKFHPEENDDKFAKDSYLLEVADSVPALKGNAAFKKNVEDGTFDAWAMKMSKAFDDSGVTGTPTLKMDGKAVTVAGSDNPPMTVPEFETAIATALKG, from the coding sequence ATGAGTGCACGCAACAACCAGGCCAACAAGGCTGCCGCCCGCGAGCGTCTGCGCGTCGAGCGCGAGCGCCAGGAGAAGAAGGACCGGGCCCGCCGCCGGCTCGTCGTCGGCGTCTCGGCCGTGGCCGTCCTCGCCGCCGCAGGCGGCATCGGCTACGCGGTGGTCCAGTCGAACCAGCCCTCGGCGTGGGAGTCGGCGGCGAAGGCGACCACGGTGACCGCCCCGAAGAACACCTCGGGCACGAACGGCACGACCGTCGTGGTCGGGAAGCCGGCCGCGAAGAAGACCCTGGAGCTGTACGAGGACTCGCGCTGCCCGGTCTGCTCGACCTTCGAGCAGTCCGTGGGCTCCACGGTGGAGAAGGACGTCGAGGCCGGCAAGTACAAGATCAGGTACGTCGGTGCCACGTTCATCGACGACGCGGCCACGGGCGAGGGCTCGAAGAACGCCCTCTCGGCGCTGGGCGCGGCCCTCGACGTGAGCCCCGAGGCCTTCCTGAAGTACAAGGCGGCGCTCTACTCGGCGAAGTTCCACCCGGAGGAGAACGACGACAAGTTCGCCAAGGACTCCTACCTCCTGGAGGTGGCGGACTCGGTGCCGGCCCTGAAGGGCAACGCCGCGTTCAAGAAGAACGTCGAGGACGGCACCTTCGACGCCTGGGCGATGAAGATGTCGAAGGCCTTCGACGACAGCGGGGTCACCGGCACCCCGACGCTCAAGATGGACGGCAAGGCCGTGACGGTGGCGGGCAGCGACAACCCGCCGATGACCGTGCCGGAGTTCGAGACGGCGATCGCCACGGCCCTCAAGGGCTGA